One Oryza glaberrima chromosome 11, OglaRS2, whole genome shotgun sequence genomic region harbors:
- the LOC127754090 gene encoding LOW QUALITY PROTEIN: receptor kinase-like protein Xa21 (The sequence of the model RefSeq protein was modified relative to this genomic sequence to represent the inferred CDS: inserted 2 bases in 1 codon) codes for MDLTINQLRGKIPLQIGASMKNLAYLYLEGNRLSGQIPRSLAELPSIQELSLGSNGLSGEIPPALGNLTGLSFLSLSENSLSGGIPSSLCNLTSLSXLYLNKNTLSGTIPSCLGNLNSLLELALSDNTLSGAIPSSLGRLSRLSSLHLSSNNLSGLIPDPIWNISSLTVFGVQYNMLSGMLPANAFSTLPHLQEVYMDNNQFHGHIPASVANASNISMLTFGVNSFSGVVPEEIGRLRNLGTLVLAETLLQAEGPNDWKFMTALTNCSNLQHVEMGACKLGGVLPDSVSNLSSSLVYLSIGANRISGSLPRDIGNLVNLESLVLFNNSLTGSLPSSFSKFKNLHRLILFNNKLSGYLPLTIGNLTQITNLELYGNAFSGTIPSTLGNMTRLFELNLAHNNFIGPIPTEIFSIPTLSETLDVSHNKLEGSVPKEIGELKNIVEFHADSNKLSGEIPSTISGCQLLQHLSLQNNFLNGNIPIALTQLAGLDTLDLSGNNLSGQIPKSLGDMPLLHSLNLSFNSFQGEVPTNGVFANASEIYIQGNANICGGIPELRLPQCSLKSIKKKKHQILLLALIVCLVSTLVIFSLLYMLLTCHKRRKKEVPAMTSIQGHPMITFKQLVKATDGFSPANLLGSGSFGFVYKGELDSQHGESTSSVAVKVLKLETPKAVKSFTAECEALRNMRHRNLVKIVTICSSIDNKGNDFKAIVYDFMPNGSLEDWLHPETNYDQAEQRHLNLHQRVTILLDVACALDYLHCLGPESVVHCDIKSSNVLLDADMVAHVGDFGLARILVEESSLVQQSTSSMGFRGTIGYAAPEYGVGNIASTHGDIYSYGILLLETVSGKQPTDTTFGPGLSLRQYVEPGLHGRLMDVVDRKLVLDSKSWVQTPDISPCKEINECLVSLLRLGLSCSQELPSSRMQTGDVISELHDIKQSLSMASIM; via the exons ATGGACCTCACCATCAACCAGCTCAGAGGTAAAATTCCCCTCCAGATTGGCGCCTCCATGAAAAATCTTGCCTACCTGTATCTCGAAGGAAATCGCCTGTCGGGACAGATCCCTCGATCGTTGGCAGAGCTGCCATCGATCCAAGAACTGTCACTAGGTAGCAACGGGCTATCAGGTGAGATTCCACCTGCTCTGGGCAATCTCACTGGCCTCTCGTTTCTTTCACTGTCAGAAAATTCACTCTCTGGAGGTATCCCTTCGTCTCTGTGCAATCTCACCagcctctc tctctatctGAACAAGAACACACTGTCTGGAACAATCCCTTCGTGCTTGGGCAATCTCAACAGCCTCTTGGAGCTTGCTCTGTCTGACAACACGCTGTCTGGAGCAATCCCTTCATCTCTGGGTCGATTGTCCAGATTGTCTTCCCTCCACTTAAGCTCTAACAATTTAAGTGGACTGATCCCGGATCCTATTTGGAACATCTCCTCTCTCACCGTGTTCGGTGTCCAGTACAACATGCTGAGTGGTATGCTTCCTGCAAATGCATTCAGTACACTTCCCCATCTCCAAGAAGTATACATGGATAACAACCAGTTTCATGGACATATCCCTGCATCAGTAGCTAATGCTTCCAACATCTCCATGCTTACCTTTGGTGTTAATTCTTTTAGCGGTGTTGTTCCTGAGGAAATCGGGAGGCTGAGAAATCTCGGCACGCTGGTTCTTGCGGAAACTCTTCTACAAGCTGAAGGACCAAACGATTGGAAATTCATGACGGCATTGACGAATTGCTCCAATCTCCAACACGTAGAAATGGGTGCCTGCAAGCTTGGTGGTGTTCTTCCTGACTCTGTTTCCAATCTTTCCTCATCACTAGTATATCTCTCTATTGGAGCCAATAGAATTTCAGGAAGCTTGCCTAGAGATATTGGTAATCTCGTTAATCTAGAATCCCTAGTTCTCTTTAACAACTCCTTGACAGGATCTCTTCCATCTTCCTTCAGtaagtttaaaaatttgcaTCGTCTCATTCTATTTAACAACAAATTAAGTGGTTATCTCCCATTGACCATCGGTAATCTTACACAAATAACTAACTTGGAGCTCTATGGTAATGCCTTCAGTGGTACAATACCAAGCACACTTGGAAATATGACCAGGTTGTTTGAACTAAATCTTGCCCACAATAACTTTATAGGACCAATTCCCACTGAAATATTTAGCATTCCCACACTCTCTGAAACTTTGGATGTGTCCCATAATAAATTGGAGGGATCAGTACCAAAAGAAATAGGGGAACTCAAAAATATTGTTGAATTCCATGCGGATTCGAACAAATTATCGGGTGAAATCCCCAGCACCATTAGTGGATGCCAACTTCTACAGCATCTCTCCCTGCAAAACAATTTCTTAAATGGCAACATCCCAATTGCTCTGACTCAGTTGGCAGGTCTTGACACACTTGATCTCTCAGGGAACAATTTGTCAGGTCAGATACCCAAGTCCTTAGGGGACATGCCTCTGCTCCACTCGCTGAACCTTTCATTCAACAGCTTTCAAGGTGAAGTGCCAACCAATGGTGTTTTCGCAAATGCTTCTGAAATTTATATCCAAGGCAATGCCAATATTTGCGGTGGCATACCTGAACTACGTCTTCCGCAGTGTTCCTTAAAAtcaataaagaaaaagaaacatcaaaTTCTACTGCTAGCTCTTATTGTCTGTCTTGTTTCGACACTTGTGATCTTTTCATTACTCTACATGCTTCTAACCTGTcataagagaagaaagaaagaagtcCCTGCTATGACATCCATCCAAGGCCACCCAATGATCACTTTCAAGCAGCTGGTAAAAGCAACAGATGGTTTTTCACCAGCCAATTTGTTGGGTTCTGGATCCTTTGGCTTTGTTTACAAAGGAGAACTTGATAGCCAACATGGTGAAAGTACAAGTTCTGTTGCAGTCAAGGTACTAAAGCTTGAAACTCCTAAGGCAGTCAAGAGTTTCACTGCCGAATGTGAAGCACTACGAAATATGCGTCATCGGAATCTTGTCAAGATAGTTACTATTTGCTCAAGCATTGATAACAAAGGGAATGATTTCAAAGCAATTGTATATGACTTCATGCCCAACGGCAGTTTAGAAGATTGGCTACACCCTGAAACAAATTATGATCAAGCAGAGCAGAGGCACTTAAATTTGCATCAAAGAGTGACCATACTGCTTGATGTCGCCTGTGCATTGGACTATCTTCACTGCCTTGGACCTGAATCTGTTGTACATTGTGATATTAAATCAAGTAATGTGTTGTTAGATGCTGACATGGTAGCCCATGTTGGAGACTTTGGACTTGCAAGAATTCTAGTTGAGGAAAGCTCATTGGTGCAACAGTCAACAAGCTCGATGGGATTCAGAGGGACAATTGGTTACGCAGCACCAG AGTATGGTGTCGGGAACATTGCGTCGACACATGGAGATATTTATAGTTACGGAATTCTATTGTTGGAAACAGTAAGCGGAAAGCAACCAACCGATACTACATTCGGACCTGGATTGAGCCTCCGTCAGTATGTTGAACCGGGTCTACATGGTAGACTGATGGATGTTGTTGACAGGAAGCTCGTTTTGGATTCTAAGAGTTGGGTTCAGACTCCAGATATTTCTCCATGCAAAGAAATCAATGAGTGCCTTGTTTCACTGCTTAGACTTGGGTTGTCTTGCTCTCAGGAATTGCCATCGAGTAGAATGCAAACCGGAGATGTCATCAGTGAACTGCATGACATCAAACAGTCTCTCTCGATGGCATCCATCATGTGA
- the LOC127755187 gene encoding receptor kinase-like protein Xa21 codes for MVDMAGEVAFICLLLVCLCSRSLASSPPPPPPPSSPVSSNDATKATVDELALLSIKSMLSSPSSSPLASWNSTSSIHHCSWPGVVCSRRHPGRVAALRMASFNLSGAISPFLANLSFLRELDLAGNQLAGEIPPEIGRLGRLETVNLAANALQGTLPLSLGNCTNLMVLNLTSNQLQGEIPSTIGARMVNLYMLDLRQNVFSGEIPLSLAELPSLEFLFLYSNKLSGEIPTALSNLSGLMHLDLDTNMLSGAIPSSLGKLSSLIWLNLANNNLSGTIPSSIWNISSSLWGLNIQQNNLVGVVPTDAFTALPELRTISMDNNRFHGRLPTSLVNVSHVRMLQLGFNFFSGTVPSELGMLKNLEQFLLFATLLEAKEPRDWEFITALTNCSRLKILELGASKFGGVLPDSLSNLSTSLQTLSLQYNTISGRIPKDIGNLIGLQSLTLDDNSFIGTLPSSLGRLQNLNLLSVPKNKISGSVPLAIGNLTKLSSLELQANAFSGEIPSTVANLTKLSALNLARNNFTGAITRRLFNILSLSKILDISHNNLEGSIPQEIGNLINLEEFHAQSNILSGEIPPSLGECQLLQDVYLQNNFLNGTISSALGQLKGLESLDLSNNKLSGQIPRFLGNISMLSYLNLSFNNFSGEVPDFGVFANITAFLIQGNDKLCGGIPTLHLRPCSSGLPEKKHKFLVIFIVTISAVAILGILLLLYKYLNRRKKNNTKNSSETSMQAHPSISFSQLAKATEGFSATNLLGSGTFGSVYKGKIDGQTDESAEYIAVKVLKLQTPGAHKSFVAECEALKNLRHRNLVKVITACSSIDTRGYDFKAIVFDFMPNGSLEDWLHPKPVDQTEMKYLGLVQRVTILLDVAYALDYLHCRGPAPVVHCDIKSSNVLLDSDMVAHVGDFGLAKILAEGSSSLQHSTSSMGFRGTIGYAAPEYGAGNIVSTNGDIYSYGILVLETVTGKRPTDNRFRQGLSLREYVEQALHGETMDIVDSQLTLELENECETLQDSSYKRKIDCLISLLRLGVSCSHELPLSRMRTTDIVNELHAMRESLLREYRIEDGSYVNVTLE; via the exons ATGGTCGACATGGCTGGAGAAGTAGCATTCATCTGCCTCTTGCTGGTGTGCCTCTGTTCCCGCTCTCTGgcttcgtctcctcctcctcctcctcctccttcttctccggtGAGCAGCAACGACGCAACAAAGGCCACCGTCGACGAGCTCGCGCTGCTCTCCATCAAGTCCATGCTCTCGAGCCCATCCAGCTCGCCGCTGGCCTCATGGAATAGTACTAGTTCCATCCATCACTGCAGCTGGCCGGGCGTCGtctgcagccgccgccacccgggCCGTGTCGCCGCGCTGCGCATGGCCTCCTTCAACCTGTCCGGCGCCATCTCGCCGTTCTTGGCCAACCTGTCCTTCCTCAGGGAGCTGGACCTCGCCGGGAAccagctcgccggcgagatACCGCCGGAGATTGGCCGTCTAGGGAGGCTCGAGACTGTTAACCTGGCCGCCAATGCTCTCCAAGGCACTCTCCCTTTGTCCCTGGGTAACTGCACGAATCTCATGGTTCTTAATCTGACCAGCAACCAGCTCCAAGGTGAGATCCCTTCTACAATTGGCGCCAGAATGGTGAATCTTTACATGTTGGACCTCAGACAAAATGTCTTTTCTGGAGAGATCCCTCTGTCGCTCGCCGAGTTGCCATCCTTGGAGTTTTTGTTTCTGTACAGTAACAAGTTATCAGGAGAGATACCCACTGCTCTCAGCAACCTCTCCGGCCTCATGCATCTTGATCTCGACACCAACATGTTGTCTGGAGCTATCCCTTCATCTTTGGGCAAGTTATCCAGCTTGATATGGCTGAATCTAGCCAATAACAACTTGAGTGGAACCATCCCTTCATCCATTTGGAACATTTCTTCATCTCTTTGGGGCCTTAATATTCAGCAAAACAATTTGGTTGGAGTGGTACCAACAGATGCATTCACCGCACTTCCTGAACTCCGGACGATATCAATGGACAATAACCGATTTCATGGCCGTCTCCCTACCTCTCTGGTTAATGTCTCACATGTGAGAATGCTTCAACttggttttaattttttcagTGGCACTGTCCCTTCTGAGCTTGGAATGTTAAAAAATCTGGAACAGTTCCTGCTCTTTGCCACTTTGCTTGAAGCTAAAGAACCTAGAGACTGGGAATTCATCACTGCATTAACAAATTGCTCTCGGCTGAAAATCTTGGAACTGGGAGCTAGTAAGTTTGGTGGGGTCCTTCCTGATTCACTCTCCAATCTTTCCACTTCATTACAAACTCTCTCCCTTCAATACAACACAATATCAGGACGCATACCTAAAGATATTGGTAATCTCATTGGCTTACAATCTCTTACACTAGATGATAACTCTTTCATAGGAACCCTACCTTCATCCTTGGGTAGGCTTCAAAATCTGAATCTTCTATCAGTTCCTAAGAACAAGATTAGTGGATCAGTCCCACTGGCCATTGGAAATCTTACAAAACTTAGTAGTTTAGAACTCCAAGCAAACGCCTTTAGCGGTGAAATACCAAGCACTGTTGCAAACCTTACAAAGTTGTCAGCACTTAACCTTGCTAGGAATAATTTTACAGGTGCAATTACTAGGAGATTATTCAACATACTCAGTCTCTCCAAAATTTTGGATATATCCCACAACAATTTGGAGGGGTCAATACCACAGGAAATTGGGAATCTAATAAATCTTGAAGAATTCCACGCACAGTCAAACATATTATCAGGTGAAATCCCTCCTTCCTTAGGGGAATGCCAACTTCTCCAGGATGTCTACCTCCAAAATAACTTCTTAAATGGTACTATTTCATCAGCCCTGGGCCAGCTAAAAGGTCTAGAAAGTCTTGACCTCTCAAATAATAAGCTGTCAGGTCAAATACCCAGATTCTTAGGGAACATCAGCATGCTTAGTTATCTGAATCTTTCATTCAACAACTTTTCCGGTGAAGTGCCAGATTTCGGTGTTTTCGCAAACATCACAGCATTCTTAATCCAAGGCAATGATAAACTATGTGGTGGAATACCTACTCTGCACTTGCGTCCATGTTCTTCAGGTTTACCAGAGAAGAAACATAAATTTCTAGTAATTTTTATAGTCACCATTTCTGCTGTTGCAATACTAGGCATTCTTCTGTTGCTCTACAAGTATCTTAATCGGCGGAAGAAAAATAACACCAAAAACTCTTCAGAAACCTCAATGCAAGCGCATCCTTCGATATCTTTTTCGCAGTTGGCTAAAGCAACAGAGGGATTCTCTGCAACCAATTTGTTGGGTTCTGGGACATTTGGCTCTGTGTACAAAGGAAAAATAGATGGTCAAACTGATGAAAGTGCAGAATATATTGCTGTGAAGGTACTGAAACTTCAAACTCCAGGAGCACACAAGAGCTTCGTCGCAGAATGCGAAGCACTCAAAAATCTGCGACACCGGAACCTAGTCAAGGTTATTACAGCCTGCTCAAGCATTGATACCAGAGGGTATGACTTCAAAGCAATCGTTTTTGACTTCATGCCTAATGGTAGTTTAGAAGATTGGCTGCATCCTAAACCAGTTGACCAAACTGAAATGAAATACTTGGGTCTTGTCCAGAGAGTGACTATTCTACTCGATGTGGCTTATGCACTGGATTATCTTCACTGTCGTGGTCCTGCTCCTGTTGTGCACTGTGATATTAAATCAAGTAATGTGCTCTTGGATTCTGACATGGTTGCCCATGTCGGAGACTTTGGCCTAGCTAAGATTCTTGCTGAGGGAAGCTCATCTCTCCAACACTCAACAAGCTCAATGGGATTCAGAGGGACAATTGGTTATGCTGCTCCAG AGTATGGAGCTGGAAACATAGTATCCACAAATGGGGATATTTATAGCTATGGAATACTTGTATTAGAGACAGTGACTGGGAAGAGGCCTACTGATAACAGATTCAGACAAGGGTTGAGCCTTCGTGAATATGTCGAGCAAGCTCTCCATGGCGAGACGATGGACATTGTTGATAGCCAGTTAACTTTGGAGCTGGAGAATGAATGCGAAACATTGCAGGATTCTTCATACAAGAGAAAGATCGATTGCCTTATTTCACTTCTTAggcttggagtatcctgctctCATGAATTGCCATTGAGCAGAATGCGGACAACGGATATTGTCAATGAACTGCATGCCATGCGAGAATCTCTCTTGAGAGAATACAGGATTGAAGATGGAAGTTATGTCAATGTAACATTGGAATGA
- the LOC127754991 gene encoding receptor kinase-like protein Xa21 — MARAMMLLLSCSYALALVSAGSSSSSNATADELALLSFKSMLSSPSLGLMASWNSSSHFCSWTGVSCSRQQPEKVIALQMNSCGLSGRISPFLGNLSFLKTLDLGNNQLVGQIPSELGHLSKLQMLNLSTNLLRGSIPVEMRGCTKLMTLHLGDNQLQGEIPAEIGSSLKNLVNLYLTRNLLSGEIPQSLAELPSLELLSLSHNKLSGEVPSALSNLTNLLNIRFSNNMLSGVIPSSLGMLPNLYELSLGFNNLSGPIPTSIWNISSLRVLSVQGNMLSGTIPANAFETLPHLEKLYMDHNHLHGKIPVSLGNSSNVSMIILGANLFNGIVPQEIGRLRKLEQLVLTQTLVGAKEQKDWEFITALANCSQLQVLVLGMCEFGGVLPNSLSSLSTSLKYLSLSYNNISGSIPKDIGNLFNLQVLDLAWNSFTGTLPSSLGRLKNLHYFNVYNNDLGGPIPSTIGNLTGLITLYLMSNTFSGRLTNSLANLTKLTELDLSSNNFIGPIPSGLFNITTLSIALELSYNKFEGSIPQEIGNLVNLVKFNAESNKLSGEIPSTLGQCQNLQDLALQNNMLNGNIPEHLSQLKSLQTLDFSRNNLSGEIPKFIGNFTMLSYLNLSFNMFTGEVPTTGIFTNSTAISIQHNGRLCGGITTLHLPPCSFQLPKNKHKPVVIPIVISLVATLAVLSLLYILLTWHKKIQTEIPSTTSMRGHPLVSYSQLVKATDEFSIANLLGSGSFGSVYKGELDAQIGESPYYVAVKVLKLQTSGALKSFAAECNALRNLRHRNLVKIITACSSIDNSGNDFKAIVFDFMPNGSLEGWLHPDKDDQIDHKYLNLLQRVGILLDVANALDYLHCHGPTPVVHCDLKPSNVLLDAEMVAHLGDFGLAKILVEGNSLLQQSTSSMGFRGTIGYAPPEYGAGNTVSTLGDIYSYGILVLEMVTGKRPIDNKSIQGLSLREYVELGLHGKMMDVVDTQLFLGLENEFHTADDSSCKGRIDCLVSLLGLGLYCSQEMPSNRMPTEDIIKELSAIKQSLVGNT, encoded by the exons ATGGCGCGGGCAATGATGTTGTTGCTCTCCTGTTCCTATGCTCTGGCCTTGGTCTCTGctgggagcagcagcagcagcaatgccACAGCCGATGAGCTCGCCCTCCTGTCCTTCAAGTCCATGCTATCAAGCCCATCCTTGGGTTTGATGGCATCATGGAACTCATCCAGCCACTTCTGCAGCTGGACAGGAGTTAGTTGCAGCCGTCAGCAACCTGAGAAGGTCATTGCGCTGCAAATGAACTCTTGCGGCCTGTCTGGGCGCATATCGCCGTTCTTGGGCAACCTATCCTTTCTCAAGACACTGGACCTTGGCAACAACCAGCTTGTCGGGCAGATACCTTCAGAGCTTGGTCATCTCAGCAAGCTTCAGATGCTGAATCTGAGCACAAATTTGCTACGAGGAAGCATTCCTGTGGAGATGAGAGGATGCACCAAGCTCATGACACTTCACCTAGGCGATAACCAGCTCCAAGGTGAGATCCCAGCTGAGATAGGTTCCAGCTTGAAAAATCTCGTCAATTTATATCTTACCAGAAATCTTTTGTCGGGAGAGATCCCTCAATCTCTGGCCGAGTTACCATCGCTGGAACTGTTGTCTTTGTCACACAATAAATTATCTGGAGAGGTACCATCTGCTTTGAGCAATCTCACAAACCTCTTGAATATTCGTTTCTCCAATAACATGCTTTCAGGAGTCATCCCTTCATCTTTGGGCATGTTACCCAATTTATATGAGCTCAGCTTAGGTTTTAACAATTTATCCGGACCAATCCCAACTTCTATTTGGAACATTTCATCTTTGAGGGTGCTTTCTGTCCAAGGAAATATGCTAAGTGGAACCATACCTGCTAATGCATTTGAAACTCTTCCACATCTCGAGAAATTATACATGGACCACAACCACCTCCATGGTAAGATTCCTGTCTCGCTGGGTAATTCTTCCAATGTGTCAATGATTATCCTTGGTGCTAACCTTTTCAACGGCATTGTTCCCCAAGAGATTGGAAGACTAAGAAAGTTAGAACAACTTGTACTGACACAAACTTTAGTTGGagcgaaagaacaaaaagaTTGGGAGTTCATAACAGCATTAGCTAATTGCTCCCAGTTACAGGTTCTGGTATTGGGTATGTGTGAGTTTGGTGGGGTTCTTCCTAATTCACTTTCCAGTCTTAGCACGTCGCTAAAATATCTCTCTCTTTCATATAACAATATTTCGGGAAGCATACCTAAGGATATTGGTAATCTCTTCAACCTACAAGTCCTTGACCTTGCTTGGAACTCTTTCACCGGAACTCTTCCCTCATCCCTTGGTAGGCTTAAAAACTTGCACTATTTTAACGTATACAACAATGATCTTGGTGGACCAATCCCATCGACAATAGGAAATCTCACAGGGTTAATTACGTTGTATTTGATGTCAAACACCTTTAGTGGTAGGTTAACAAATTCACTTGCAAACCTGACAAAGTTGACAGAACTGGATCTTTCTAGTAATAACTTCATAGGTCCAATTCCTAGTGGCTTGTTCAACATCACCACACTTTCTATAGCTTTGGAGCTATCCTATAACAAATTTGAGGGGTCAATACCACAAGAAATAGGGAATCTcgtaaatcttgtaaaatttaaTGCAGAGTCAaataaattatcaggtgagatCCCTAGCACCCTTGGACAATGCCAGAATCTCCAGGACCTCGCTCTCCAAAACAACATGTTAAATGGTAATATCCCAGAACACTTGAGTCAACTAAAAAGTCTACAAACTCTTGATTTCTCCAGAAATAATTTGTCAGGTGAAATCCCCAAATTTATAGGGAACTTTACCATGCTCTCTTATCTCAACCTTTCATTCAATATGTTTACCGGAGAAGTGCCAACTACTGGTATATTTACAAATTCTACTGCAATCTCAATCCAACACAACGGAAGACTTTGCGGGGGAATAACTACTCTACATTTACCTCCATGTTCTTTCCAATTACCAAAGAATAAACATAAACCTGTAGTAATTCCTATTGTTATTTCTCTTGTTGCAACACTAGCCGTCCTCTCATTGCTATACATACTTCTTACTTGGCACAAGAAGATCCAAACAGAAATCCCTTCAACTACATCCATGCGAGGCCATCCTCTGGTTTCTTATTCCCAGTTGGTAAAAGCAACAGATGAATTTTCCATAGCCAATTTGTTAGGTTCTGGTTCATTTGGTTCTGTGTACAAAGGAGAGCTAGATGCTCAAATTGGTGAAAGCCCATATTATGTTGCTGTGAAGGTACTAAAACTTCAGACTTCTGGTGCGCTTAAGAGTTTTGCCGCTGAATGCAATGCACTGCGAAACCTACGGCACCGAAATCTCGTGAAGATAATTACAGCCTGCTCAAGCATTGATAACAGCGGCAATGACTTCAAAGCAATTGTTTTTGACTTTATGCCCAATGGCAGTTTAGAAGGCTGGTTACATCCTGACAAAGATGACCAGATTGATCACAAATACTTGAATCTTCTTCAGAGAGTTGGCATACTACTTGATGTGGCTAATGCGCTGGATTATCTACATTGCCATGGACCAACACCTGTTGTACATTGTGATCTGAAACCAAGCAACGTGCTTTTAGATGCTGAGATGGTAGCACATCTTGGAGACTTTGGACTTGCGAAGATTCTTGTTGAGGGCAACTCACTGCTCCAACAGTCTACAAGCTCAATGGGATTTAGAGGGACAATCGGCTATGCTCCTCCAG AGTATGGTGCTGGAAATACGGTATCAACTTTAGGAGATATTTACAGCTATGGAATTCTTGTGTTAGAAATGGTAACTGGGAAGAGGCCCATCGATAATAAATCCATACAAGGATTGAGCCTCCGTGAGTATGTTGAGCTGGGTCTACATGGTAAAATGATGGATGTTGTTGACACCCAGCTGTTCTTGGGCCTTGAGAATGAATTTCATACCGCTGACGATTCTTCATGCAAAGGAAGGATCGATTGCTTGGTTTCATTACTCGGGCTTGGACTGTATTGCTCTCAGGAAATGCCGTCGAATAGAATGCCAACTGAAGATATTATTAAGGAATTGAGTGCAATCAAACAATCCCTTGTAGGGAACACATAA